One part of the Saprospiraceae bacterium genome encodes these proteins:
- the rdgB gene encoding RdgB/HAM1 family non-canonical purine NTP pyrophosphatase, giving the protein MILLLASKNKNKKKEMQLILPPSIEIMDLNDLEFEEDIEETGKTLKENAILKAQFLYQKLKVNCIAEDSGLEVEFLEGNPGVYSARYAGPQKNDLENIKLLLDHMKTANNRNAQFRTVIAGIINNQEFTFEGIIKGKIANISAGNSGFGYDPIFIPEFFDQTFAELGEEIKSKISHRSRAVQKLLHFLQSYQ; this is encoded by the coding sequence ATGATACTACTCCTTGCATCGAAAAATAAAAACAAGAAAAAAGAAATGCAACTTATACTACCTCCGAGTATTGAAATAATGGATTTAAACGATTTGGAGTTTGAAGAAGACATTGAGGAAACCGGGAAAACATTGAAAGAAAATGCAATTCTCAAAGCACAATTTTTATATCAAAAATTAAAAGTTAATTGTATAGCTGAAGATTCTGGATTAGAAGTAGAATTTTTGGAAGGAAATCCAGGAGTGTATTCTGCAAGGTATGCAGGCCCTCAAAAAAACGATCTCGAAAATATTAAATTACTTTTAGATCATATGAAAACTGCAAACAATAGAAATGCTCAATTCCGCACTGTAATTGCTGGAATCATTAACAATCAGGAATTCACATTTGAAGGAATTATTAAAGGTAAAATTGCTAATATCAGTGCTGGAAATTCTGGATTTGGGTATGATCCTATATTCATTCCTGAATTTTTTGATCAAACGTTTGCAGAATTAGGTGAAGAAATAAAATCAAAAATAAGCCATCGCTCGCGTGCAGTGCAAAAGCTTTTACATTTTTTACAAAGCTACCAGTAA
- a CDS encoding branched-chain amino acid aminotransferase: protein MDNRIKITRTRQSRIGDVDFNNIPFGKVFADHMFVADFDGQQWKNFEIRPLEKIPFHPATMAWHYGQAIFEGMKASVSEDGTPLLFRPEDHAKRLNESAKRMCMPTFPEDLFVEALSQLIFIDKAWIPTGEDSALYIRPVMMATDEFVGVRSSDTFKLMIMNLPSGPYYSKPVSLLVEEKYVRAVDGGVGEAKAAGNYGASLYPTKLAKEKGYDQVMWMDAHEFKYVQEVGTMNIFFVLKDRVLTPNLSGTILKGITRESLITLLKEKGHIVEERPVSMEEIHAAYLKGEVIEVFGAGTAAVVANVNRIGYKGNDLIFKPENWTLSQELKAEINGIRKGRITDTHGWILQVVAEEAIAI, encoded by the coding sequence ATGGATAACAGAATCAAAATTACACGGACTCGTCAATCAAGGATTGGTGATGTTGATTTCAACAATATACCATTTGGTAAGGTGTTTGCAGATCATATGTTTGTTGCAGATTTTGACGGTCAACAGTGGAAAAATTTTGAGATTCGTCCATTAGAAAAAATTCCATTTCATCCTGCAACTATGGCATGGCACTATGGGCAGGCTATCTTTGAAGGAATGAAAGCATCTGTTTCTGAAGATGGAACCCCATTATTATTCAGACCAGAGGATCATGCAAAGCGTCTTAATGAATCCGCTAAAAGAATGTGCATGCCTACATTTCCTGAAGATCTATTTGTAGAAGCTTTAAGCCAATTGATATTTATTGATAAAGCATGGATTCCTACGGGAGAGGATAGTGCATTGTATATTAGACCTGTAATGATGGCAACCGATGAGTTTGTTGGGGTCCGATCTTCAGATACATTTAAACTCATGATTATGAATTTGCCATCTGGGCCTTATTACAGTAAACCAGTATCCTTACTTGTAGAAGAGAAGTATGTTAGAGCGGTTGATGGTGGTGTTGGTGAAGCGAAGGCAGCAGGAAATTACGGCGCTTCATTATATCCTACAAAATTGGCTAAAGAAAAAGGCTATGATCAGGTAATGTGGATGGATGCTCATGAATTTAAATATGTTCAGGAGGTGGGTACCATGAATATTTTCTTTGTTTTAAAAGATCGGGTATTAACTCCCAATTTAAGTGGCACAATATTGAAAGGTATTACGAGAGAAAGTTTAATTACTTTATTGAAGGAGAAAGGGCATATCGTAGAAGAACGTCCAGTAAGTATGGAAGAAATACACGCAGCTTATTTAAAAGGGGAAGTGATAGAAGTCTTTGGGGCAGGAACCGCAGCCGTAGTTGCAAATGTCAATCGAATTGGTTACAAAGGAAATGATCTGATTTTCAAACCCGAAAACTGGACACTATCTCAAGAGTTGAAAGCAGAAATTAACGGTATCCGTAAAGGAAGAATCACCGATACTCATGGTTGGATATTACAAGTAGTTGCTGAAGAGGCAATTGCAATTTAA
- a CDS encoding ABC transporter permease subunit has protein sequence MKSSIWIITKKELNSFFDSLTAYILLVAFLGFSGFFTWITGSDIFMRKEADLEIFFSVSKWTLFFFIPAITMKMIAEENKSGTIELLLTKAITPRQIVLGKFFACLLLIVIALLFTMSYYVTVSQIGNIDHGATICGYLGLILMSAAYIGIGLFASSITNNQIVAFLLALLIGVFFHFIFDMMSYGASGLFGQILSVLSVNRHFDSLAQGVLDTKDLLFFISLTLAGLYLSELYISKRAK, from the coding sequence ATGAAATCATCTATTTGGATTATAACAAAAAAGGAATTGAATTCTTTTTTTGATTCCCTCACCGCTTACATTCTACTTGTTGCTTTTTTAGGATTTAGTGGTTTTTTTACCTGGATTACAGGGTCTGATATTTTTATGCGAAAGGAGGCTGATCTGGAAATCTTCTTTAGTGTGTCGAAATGGACCTTATTCTTTTTTATTCCTGCCATCACTATGAAGATGATAGCAGAAGAGAATAAATCAGGAACCATTGAATTATTATTGACAAAAGCCATAACGCCTCGTCAAATTGTACTCGGAAAATTCTTTGCCTGTTTGCTTTTAATTGTAATTGCACTTTTATTTACAATGAGTTATTATGTTACGGTAAGTCAAATTGGCAATATTGATCATGGGGCTACAATATGTGGTTATCTTGGTTTAATATTAATGAGTGCAGCTTATATTGGTATCGGACTTTTTGCAAGTAGCATCACCAATAATCAAATCGTTGCCTTTTTATTAGCTTTATTAATTGGCGTATTTTTTCATTTTATATTTGATATGATGTCCTATGGGGCTAGCGGTTTGTTTGGTCAGATATTGAGTGTTTTAAGCGTAAACAGACATTTTGATTCATTAGCACAAGGCGTTTTGGATACTAAGGATTTATTATTTTTTATTAGCCTAACCCTAGCTGGTTTATATTTATCGGAACTTTATATTTCTAAGCGAGCAAAATAA
- a CDS encoding DNA polymerase/3'-5' exonuclease PolX, which translates to MTNKEIAGLFHELASLMELYEENPFKIRTYENAYLALRKLDESLLSQTREEWSKIKGIGETILDKLEEIKSTGLFKALAEYRDRTPEGIRFMLQIKGLGPKKVKTIWNDLQIESVGELLYACYENRLIELKGFGLKLQADVIQSIEYFNSQKGLFLFSQLEQEAGLILELLKQLNPGTKIEITGALRRAAITLEEISIICDHNLITIPNEFVETKDGTFIWKERFPVKIYYTTTVDFNYQQLFLTGGSSTFQALIQSGFTEKFANSEIELFALNHVNYIPPECRDLDSFNDFNFANLITDEDIRGVVHNHSNYSDGIYSIEEMVKACISLGYQYFVISDHSKSAFYANGMQIERLYLQWKEIDNLNEKYKPFRIFKSIESDILSEGSLDYPDEILSQFDFVIASIHSNLKMDEAKAMHRLIQAIENPYTVILGHPTGRLLLSRKGYPVDYKRLIDACVANHVAMEINANPLRLDMDWTWIPYAMEKNLMISINPDAHNLKGIQDIKYGVKAGRKGGLMKNNCLNAKQIAEFESWIHSKSKF; encoded by the coding sequence TTGACGAATAAAGAAATTGCAGGTTTATTTCATGAACTAGCTTCTTTGATGGAGTTATATGAAGAAAATCCTTTTAAAATCAGAACTTATGAAAACGCCTATTTGGCATTGCGCAAGTTGGATGAATCCTTATTGTCGCAAACCCGGGAGGAATGGTCTAAAATTAAGGGAATTGGAGAGACCATATTGGATAAGTTGGAGGAGATTAAGTCCACCGGACTTTTTAAAGCATTAGCTGAATATCGAGACCGAACACCAGAAGGTATTCGATTTATGTTGCAGATTAAGGGATTAGGTCCGAAAAAAGTAAAAACCATATGGAATGATTTGCAAATTGAAAGTGTTGGCGAATTATTATATGCTTGTTATGAGAATAGATTAATAGAGTTAAAAGGTTTTGGACTCAAACTTCAAGCTGATGTCATCCAAAGTATCGAATATTTTAATAGTCAAAAAGGTTTGTTTTTATTTAGTCAGCTGGAACAAGAGGCTGGGTTGATTTTAGAGCTGTTAAAGCAATTAAACCCTGGCACTAAAATTGAAATTACAGGAGCCTTACGCAGAGCAGCGATAACATTGGAAGAAATATCAATTATTTGTGATCATAATCTGATTACAATTCCCAATGAATTTGTAGAAACTAAAGATGGAACGTTTATTTGGAAAGAGCGATTTCCAGTTAAAATTTATTACACAACAACTGTTGATTTTAATTATCAACAATTATTTTTAACAGGAGGTAGTTCAACTTTTCAAGCACTCATTCAATCTGGTTTCACTGAAAAATTTGCGAATTCAGAGATTGAATTATTTGCACTAAATCATGTAAATTATATTCCACCAGAGTGCAGAGATCTTGATTCTTTTAATGATTTTAATTTTGCCAACCTGATTACCGATGAAGATATCCGTGGTGTGGTTCACAATCATTCAAATTACAGTGATGGTATTTATTCCATAGAAGAAATGGTGAAAGCGTGTATCTCATTAGGGTATCAATATTTTGTAATTTCTGATCATTCAAAATCTGCTTTTTATGCAAATGGTATGCAAATTGAAAGATTGTATTTGCAATGGAAGGAAATCGACAATTTAAATGAAAAGTATAAACCATTTCGAATTTTTAAATCTATTGAATCAGACATTTTATCTGAAGGTTCCTTAGATTATCCAGATGAAATACTATCTCAATTTGATTTCGTAATTGCATCCATCCATAGTAATTTAAAAATGGATGAAGCAAAAGCCATGCATCGTTTAATTCAAGCAATTGAAAATCCATATACAGTAATCTTAGGGCATCCCACAGGTAGATTATTATTATCCAGAAAGGGATATCCAGTAGACTATAAACGATTAATTGATGCATGCGTAGCCAATCATGTTGCCATGGAAATTAATGCAAACCCGCTTCGTTTAGACATGGATTGGACCTGGATTCCGTATGCCATGGAGAAAAATTTGATGATTTCTATTAATCCAGATGCGCATAATCTTAAAGGAATTCAAGATATAAAGTATGGTGTTAAGGCAGGAAGAAAAGGAGGATTGATGAAAAATAATTGTCTGAATGCAAAGCAAATTGCAGAATTTGAATCTTGGATCCATTCAAAAAGCAAGTTTTAG
- a CDS encoding Gldg family protein, whose protein sequence is MLKSKINLIVVVILLLLGVNYLAKYLFFRFDLTENHEFTLSKASKDILKNLDEPVEVTAYFSNDLPVDINKTRDELENLLIEFSNISKGKLTYKFEAPNEDPKLEEEAAKVGIRPVMINVREKDQSKQQKAFLGAVIKAGDKMEPIPIIQPGTAMEYAFTTSIKKLVGKNKPRIGFIQGHGEPAIQELAQAYQELSILYSISSAYISSDTVDLSAYKTLIMVRPTDSIPPADLQRLENYISKGGNLVLAFNEVDANIQAGTANAMNTGLKSWLQNIGVEVEDALVIDSRCGQVNVQQQQGFFSFSTPVQFPYLPLIQKFPSHPITKGLEQVMLEFASPLSYKGKEEVQFTPILYTSEKSSREAVPLRFEIQKSWTSNDFPEQNICVGAVLEGNILGSTSSKMVVITDGDFAVNGRDQRRQNPDNISVFVNSIDYLSDDTGLIELRTKSIATRPIDELTDSKRSSIKWMNFLLPMGLVVVYGIFRSSQNRRTRMQRMEMRVKS, encoded by the coding sequence ATGTTGAAATCTAAAATAAACTTAATAGTTGTTGTTATTCTGCTTTTACTTGGAGTTAATTATCTGGCCAAATATTTATTTTTCAGATTTGATTTAACAGAGAATCATGAATTTACATTATCGAAAGCCAGTAAAGATATTTTGAAAAATCTTGATGAACCTGTAGAAGTAACAGCTTATTTTTCTAATGATTTACCAGTTGATATAAATAAAACGCGAGACGAACTCGAAAATTTACTCATTGAATTTTCAAATATTTCAAAAGGCAAATTGACTTATAAATTTGAAGCGCCAAATGAGGATCCAAAACTGGAAGAAGAAGCGGCCAAAGTTGGAATCCGTCCGGTTATGATTAATGTGCGGGAAAAGGATCAATCTAAGCAGCAAAAAGCATTTTTAGGAGCGGTGATAAAAGCAGGTGATAAAATGGAACCGATTCCAATTATTCAACCTGGTACTGCAATGGAATATGCCTTTACTACCAGTATTAAAAAATTAGTTGGAAAGAACAAACCAAGGATTGGTTTTATTCAAGGTCATGGCGAACCTGCAATTCAAGAACTTGCTCAGGCATATCAGGAACTGAGTATATTATATAGTATTAGCTCAGCCTATATCAGCTCTGATACGGTTGATTTATCTGCTTATAAAACCTTGATCATGGTTAGACCAACGGACAGTATTCCTCCGGCAGATTTACAGCGCTTGGAGAATTATATTTCAAAGGGAGGAAATCTGGTTTTAGCATTCAATGAAGTAGATGCAAATATTCAAGCTGGTACAGCAAATGCAATGAATACTGGATTAAAAAGTTGGCTTCAGAATATCGGTGTGGAAGTTGAAGATGCTTTGGTCATAGATTCTCGGTGTGGTCAGGTGAATGTTCAACAACAACAAGGTTTTTTTTCATTCTCAACACCGGTTCAATTTCCATATTTACCATTGATTCAGAAATTTCCGAGTCATCCGATCACAAAAGGATTAGAGCAAGTAATGCTTGAGTTTGCAAGTCCATTAAGTTATAAGGGAAAAGAAGAGGTTCAATTTACCCCAATATTGTATACCTCTGAAAAATCGAGTAGGGAAGCTGTTCCATTGCGTTTTGAAATTCAAAAATCATGGACTTCAAATGATTTTCCAGAACAGAATATATGTGTTGGTGCCGTACTGGAAGGAAACATTTTAGGAAGTACATCGAGTAAAATGGTCGTGATTACAGATGGTGATTTTGCAGTCAATGGAAGAGACCAACGCAGACAAAATCCAGATAATATAAGTGTTTTCGTAAATAGTATTGACTACTTAAGTGATGATACAGGATTGATAGAATTAAGAACTAAATCTATAGCTACGCGCCCAATCGACGAATTAACAGATTCTAAACGTTCTAGTATCAAATGGATGAACTTCTTATTACCTATGGGCTTAGTTGTAGTGTATGGAATTTTTAGAAGTAGTCAAAATAGAAGAACCAGAATGCAACGAATGGAAATGCGTGTTAAAAGTTGA
- a CDS encoding DUF1761 domain-containing protein: MEPQPNLIAVAVAALVPMIMGFIYYHPKVMGNAWMKANGFTLESIGTGPKPVLYLVALAFSFLLSFRLCIDVIAPGQDVAPDGHSYITFQHGLSHGAINTIFLLLPVLGTISIFEKRGWNWLFVNLAYWGVTLMIMQGILSAWR; encoded by the coding sequence ATGGAGCCTCAACCTAACTTAATTGCTGTTGCAGTCGCAGCACTCGTCCCGATGATTATGGGATTCATTTATTATCACCCAAAAGTTATGGGAAATGCATGGATGAAAGCAAACGGATTCACACTGGAAAGTATTGGAACCGGACCAAAACCAGTGCTTTATCTAGTAGCCCTTGCTTTTTCATTTTTATTATCATTTAGATTGTGTATAGATGTAATTGCACCAGGGCAAGACGTAGCTCCAGATGGTCATAGCTATATTACATTTCAACATGGATTGTCACATGGAGCGATCAATACAATCTTTTTATTGCTACCGGTTTTAGGCACCATTTCAATTTTTGAAAAACGAGGATGGAATTGGCTTTTTGTAAATTTAGCTTATTGGGGTGTTACACTCATGATCATGCAAGGAATCTTAAGTGCATGGAGATAA
- a CDS encoding UbiA family prenyltransferase, with product MLKIKSYLSLIKFSHTIFALPFAAIGFFIGSRVIGDQFLDWKLFGLVVFCMVTARNAAMAFNRWADRDFDKLNPRTESRELPSGVISSKHAILFVVVNSLLFILAAFLINFICFLLSPIALFIILGYSYTKRFSWLCHVFLGLGLSLAPIGAYLAVTGHFHFLPILYSVAVICWVAGFDIIYALQDVQFDQKYNLQSIPAHFGYSKSLVVSSVLHIICGLSIMTGAWILYRDFDLSYLMFSGSLGFIILLISQHVIIGKGDLSKINLAFFTTNGIASIVLAVGTILDFYW from the coding sequence ATGTTAAAAATCAAATCCTATCTTTCTCTTATCAAATTTAGTCATACTATTTTTGCATTACCTTTTGCTGCAATCGGATTTTTTATTGGGAGTCGAGTGATTGGAGATCAGTTTTTAGATTGGAAATTGTTTGGTTTGGTTGTGTTTTGTATGGTAACCGCAAGGAATGCAGCGATGGCATTTAATCGTTGGGCGGATCGGGATTTTGATAAATTAAATCCACGTACTGAAAGCAGAGAGTTGCCTTCCGGAGTAATTTCTTCTAAACATGCAATTTTATTTGTAGTGGTGAATTCTTTGCTTTTTATACTTGCTGCTTTTCTTATCAATTTTATTTGTTTCCTGCTTTCGCCGATTGCATTATTTATAATCCTTGGATATAGTTATACAAAACGGTTCTCCTGGTTGTGCCATGTATTTTTAGGATTGGGCCTTTCGTTGGCCCCAATAGGGGCTTATTTGGCGGTTACCGGGCATTTTCACTTTTTGCCTATATTGTACTCAGTAGCGGTTATTTGCTGGGTTGCAGGATTTGATATAATATATGCTTTACAAGATGTTCAATTTGATCAGAAGTATAATTTGCAATCTATTCCAGCGCATTTTGGGTATTCCAAATCTTTGGTTGTTTCATCTGTATTGCATATTATTTGCGGGTTGAGTATTATGACCGGGGCCTGGATTTTATACCGGGATTTTGATTTGAGTTATTTAATGTTTAGCGGAAGTCTTGGATTTATAATTTTATTAATTTCACAGCATGTAATTATTGGAAAAGGGGATTTAAGTAAAATTAATCTTGCTTTTTTTACGACTAATGGAATTGCAAGTATTGTATTAGCGGTTGGAACGATACTTGATTTTTACTGGTAG
- a CDS encoding DUF1573 domain-containing protein, producing MKNFKFLSFALFITFLGLNACKSDKTAASATDAMGATNATTTPADPNAAVPSTEASPAPTGPTTSVEYSEMVYDFGEIVEGEHVKYAFKFKNTGSEPLIISDAKGSCGCTVPDWPREPIAPGASSEIKVEFDSKGKGSDDGQKQTKKVTVTANTNPPQTYLTITGVVKKDPKAPKTNPTNPTH from the coding sequence ATGAAAAATTTTAAATTCTTATCATTCGCTCTTTTTATCACTTTTTTAGGTTTAAATGCCTGCAAAAGTGATAAAACAGCTGCAAGTGCTACTGACGCTATGGGAGCAACAAATGCAACTACAACTCCAGCAGATCCGAATGCAGCAGTACCAAGTACAGAAGCGTCTCCAGCACCAACAGGACCAACCACTTCAGTTGAATATTCTGAAATGGTGTACGACTTTGGAGAAATTGTAGAAGGCGAGCATGTAAAATATGCTTTTAAATTTAAGAACACTGGTTCTGAACCATTAATAATTTCTGATGCAAAAGGAAGTTGTGGATGTACAGTTCCTGATTGGCCAAGAGAACCGATTGCACCAGGAGCATCCAGTGAAATTAAAGTTGAATTTGATTCAAAAGGTAAAGGAAGTGATGATGGACAGAAACAAACTAAAAAAGTTACCGTTACAGCAAATACAAATCCACCTCAAACTTATTTAACGATAACAGGTGTTGTTAAAAAAGATCCTAAAGCACCAAAAACAAATCCAACAAATCCGACTCATTAA